AGGGCGCGGCAGAAGGCGAGGCCGTCCTTCTCGCCGAGGGGGGTGATGTCGGTGGTGATGAAGTACGTGCCCTGCGGGCGGAAGACCTCGAAGCCGGCCGCCGCGAGGCCGTCGGCGAGGATGTCGCGCTTGGCGGCCAGGTCGGCGCGGAAGGCGTCGTAGTACGTGTCGGGGAGGGCGAGGGCCTCGGCGATCGCGTACTGGAAGGGGCCCGAGGAGACGTAGGTGAGGAACTGCTTCGCCGAGCGGACCGCCGTGACCAGCTCCGGCGGCGCGGTGACCCAGCCGACTCCTCGTTCGTACACTCATTCGCGTGTCGCGCAACAAGCCCACCAGGGGCAACCCCAGCACCAACGTCGCCGGTGAGCCGGCGGCGGTCTACTGCCGCATATCCCAGGCTGACGACGACGACCAGACGGGCGTCGACCGCCAGGAGCGCATCTGCCGGGAGATCGCCGAGCGGCGTGGCCTCGTCATCGGTCCCACCCACGTCTTCGTGGACAACAGCCGCTCGGCCTGGAGTCGCAAGCGGAAGCGGCCCGGCTGGGACCGGCTGCTGGAGGACGCACGGAACCACACCTTCCGGCACATCATCGCCTACCACCCCGACCGGCTCATGAGGCAGCCCAGGGACCTGGAGGAGCTGCTCCAGGTCTCCGACGACCACGCCATCACGCTCCACGGCGAGGCGAACCGGCGGGACCTCTCTGACCCCGACGACCGCTTCATCCTTCGCATCGAGGTCGCGCACGCCTGCCGCTCCTCGGACGACACCTCACGGCGGCTGAAGTCCGCGATGCAGGACCGGGCGCGGGAGGGCAAGCCGCAGGGAGGTGTGCGGCGGTTCGGCTACGCCAAGGACGGCATGACGATCGTCGAGGATGAGGCCGAGATCGTCCGGGAGGTGTTCGACCGCTACCTGAAGGGGGAGGGTCCGGCGCCGATCGCGAAGGACCTGCACAGCCGGGGCATCCACACGGCCTCCGGCAAGGCATGGACGGGCGGCACTGTCCGCGCACTGCTCGACTCCCGGCACGTCGCCGGAATCCGCATGCACCAGGGCGAGGAGATCGGCCCCGGCACGTGGCCCGCGATCATCGACGCGGGCGTGTGGGCGGAGGTGCGGACGCGGCGCGAGTACCGGTCGGCGGTGCACCGGGAGGCGCTCAGCAAGCCCGCACAGCGCTACTACCTGCTGCGCGGGCTGGTCATGTGCGGACGGTGCGGGACGCTGATGTCCGGCAACCCCAAGGGGACCGGGCCGGTCTACCAGTGCAACCGCCGGGGTCGGAACGATGACAAGAAGTGCACGCGGTCGATCACCGCCCAGACGCTGGAGGACTTCGTCGTGGACGCGGCGGTCGAGCTGCTCGGCAAGCTGCGGGTGGACGGTCGGCTCGCCAGCAGCAACCTCTCCGAGAGCGTGGCCGAGGAGCTGGAGGACGACCAGCGGCAGCTCGACGAGCTGAACCAGATGTGGACCGCGAAGGAGATCTCCACGGCGGAGTACCGCAAGATGCGCAAGGAGATCACCGACCGCATCGCCAAGGCCCAACGCAAGGTCGTCGTCCGCCCGATGGTGCTCCTGGACGGCCTCACGGGCGCGGGCGCGCGGGCCGCCTGGGACGCCGAGGACATGA
Above is a genomic segment from Streptomyces sp. NBC_01233 containing:
- a CDS encoding recombinase family protein; translated protein: MSRNKPTRGNPSTNVAGEPAAVYCRISQADDDDQTGVDRQERICREIAERRGLVIGPTHVFVDNSRSAWSRKRKRPGWDRLLEDARNHTFRHIIAYHPDRLMRQPRDLEELLQVSDDHAITLHGEANRRDLSDPDDRFILRIEVAHACRSSDDTSRRLKSAMQDRAREGKPQGGVRRFGYAKDGMTIVEDEAEIVREVFDRYLKGEGPAPIAKDLHSRGIHTASGKAWTGGTVRALLDSRHVAGIRMHQGEEIGPGTWPAIIDAGVWAEVRTRREYRSAVHREALSKPAQRYYLLRGLVMCGRCGTLMSGNPKGTGPVYQCNRRGRNDDKKCTRSITAQTLEDFVVDAAVELLGKLRVDGRLASSNLSESVAEELEDDQRQLDELNQMWTAKEISTAEYRKMRKEITDRIAKAQRKVVVRPMVLLDGLTGAGARAAWDAEDMTDERRNAVLRFLFSGIVIDQPKKFGRYMDWDRIGIEQNPL